Genomic DNA from Candidatus Kaiserbacteria bacterium:
ATATTTTGAAGAAAATGGATGAGGGCTTTGATGTGGTTTCTGGATGGCGCAGGAAGCGCTGGGCTGATAAGAAACTCGTGCGTAAACTTCCCTCGATACTTGCGAATAAACTTATCTCGTATGTATCCGGCGTACATCTCCATGACTATGGATGCACACTTAAGGCATATCGCCGTGAGGTGATTCAAGGGAGTTAACCTCTATGGAGAAATGCATCGATTTATTCCTGCGTATGCAGCACGTATGGGGGCGCGCGTCACAGAGATTGAGGTATCCTATGCACCGCGAAAGTATGGAAAGAGTAATTATGGATTTTCACGCACACTCCGCGTACTCCTCGACCTTGTCGTACTTCAATTTCTGTATAAGTACATGGACCGACCAATTCAGTTTTTTGGGTTTATCGGTTTTTTCATGAGTGGCGTGGGGGTACTCGCGGGAATAGGGGCAATCGTACTTCGGGTATTTTATAATGTATATATGATACAGACACCACTTCCGGTGCTCTCTGCACTTTGCATCATTGTAGGTGTGCAACTGGTGACTATGGGAATCCTTGCAGAAATGATTATGCGTACCTACTACGAATCGCAAGGTAAGAAAGCATATCTCATTAAAGAAACAATCAACTTTTAGGTATGTGCGGTATTGCCGGTTATTGGGGGACAGGTTCGCGGGCTATCCTTGAGGAGATGAATAATACGCTCACGCACCGAGGTCCTGATGATGGAGGGGTGCTTCGAGATTGGCCCTGTGGGTCTCGCACAACGGAGGTTGTCTATCGTTGACCTTATCGCCCGCGGGGCATCAACCTATGTGTACAAAGAAGGGAGATGTATCACTTGTGTTTAATGGTGAAATATATAATTACCAAGAACTCAGGGAAGAATTTTTAGGATCATACGAATTTAGGGGAAGTAGTGATACGGAAGTACTGCTCCATCTCTATGAAGAATTGGGGGAAACTTTTCTTACAAAAATTCAGGGGATGTTTGCGTTAGCCCTTTATGATACGAAGAAAGGCATACTCCTTCTTGCGCGAGACCATGTCGGGAAAAAACCATTGTACTGGACTCACCATGACAGCACATTTATTTTTGGTTCCGAACTCAAGGCACTCAGGAAGCATCCTTCGTGTCCAAAGAAAATAAGCACCACCGCACTCGCACAGTACTTGGTGTATGAGTATGTTCCTGGACCAGCGACTATTTATGAAAACGTGAGTAAACTTGATCCGGGGACATATCTTATCTATGACGGGAAAAATGTGACGCAGGGGACGTTTGGCAGGATTATCTCGACACAGGGAGCATACACAAAGAATTTTGAAAGTGCGAAAGACGAACTCCATGCGCTTCTTCAGACTGCGGTACAAAAACGCATGGTCGCGGATGTTCCTGTAGGCGTCTTTCTCAGTGGTGGTCTTGATTCAAGTACGATTGCATACTTTGCACAAAAATCATCCACAAACCAGATTAAGACATTTTCAATCGGCTTCAAGGATACAAGTTTTGATGAGCGTGAGTATGCTCGGGAAGTGGCAACATTTCTTGGGACTGACCACCATGAGTACGTCGTGGGTCCAGAAGAATTACTCAAAGTGATTCACGAGATACCCCAGGTACTCGATGAACCAATCGCCGACTCTTCAATCATTCCATCACTCATATTGTCTCGGTACACGAGTAAGGAGGTGAAGGTGGTGCTTGGGGGAGATGGGTCCGATGAAATTTTCTTTGGGTACGGCACATTTTTTGCACACCGTGTGGGACTTTGGTATGAAAAAATACCAAAGTGTATTACGCGCGTAATACGTTATGTGGTGGAACGACTTCCTGTCTCACATGCGTACATGAGTTTTGATTTTAAGGCAAAGAAATTTATCTCAGGTTTTCAGTACGACAAGGGCTCGCCGTAATACCTACTGGCTCAGTGCGTTTACACCCGAGGAACTGAAGTCAATTTGTAACTTTGACGTTGATGACGCGCATATTCTTGCCCCCACAGATGCGCTGTACACAGAAGGCACGAATTTTTGGGATAGCGTGCAGATGGAGTACATGAAAGGATATTTAGTAGAAGATATTTTGGTAAAAACAGACAGAGCAGGGATGCGACATGGTCTCGAAGTCCGTGCGCCGTTTTTGGATATTGCGCTCGTGAACTTTGCGCTCACACTTCCGCTCACGTACAAGCTGAAGGGGCGTACAGAAAAGTACATCCTTAAGGAACTGATGAAGTCATATCTACCGGCTCGTATTGTGGGAAGAAAGAAAAAAGGATTTGGTATTCCTATTGGTGCATGGATTCGGGGAGAACTCCGGGATATATTCACCAAAACGCTTTTAGAGGGGAAATTGGTACAAAGTGGTCTGTTCAAGCGCGAGGGGCTTGCTATACTGCTTCAATCGCACCAGGATGGTGTATCTGATAACAGGAAGAAACTTTGGACATTATTTGTGTTAGCACTTTGGATGGAGGAATGGTATGAATAAAAATGAACAAAAAACCAACCTGGCCGGGGGGAAAAAAAAAAAGAGGGATGGAAAATGGGGTTGGTTTCGGTCCCCCAACCCCCAGGGGGGGGGGGGGGCCGGGGTGGGGGGCGGGGTGTGAAATATATTTTGATTTTTTTGTTGGGTTTGGTGTGGGTGTGTTTGTGGGAAAAACCTTGGTTGGTGTTGTGGGATTTTGGTTGGATGTTAAAAAAAAAAAAAAAACCGGGAGGGTCCCCCCCCCAGTGGGGGGGGGTTTCCTGGGGGGGCAGGGGGGGGGAGGGGAGGGATTTTTTTTTTCTTTTCCTTTTTTATAAAAAAAACCACAAAAAGAAGTTTTGGGGGGGGTTTTTTTTTTTTTTTCCGGGGTGGGTGGGGGGGGGGTTGTTTTTTCCCCCTTTTTCCCCCTGGGGGGGGGGGAGGGAAATCCCTTTTAAAAAAAATAAAAAATTTTTTTTGGGGGGTGGGGGGGCCTTCCCCCCCTGCAGGTGGAATTGGGGGTTGGGGGTTGGGGGGGGGGGGGGGGGGGGGAGTTGTTTTTAAGAAAGTCTAATAACACGTACACATGTCATCACAAAATAGATTTGGATACGAATGGGAAAAATATTCTTGGGTAACCCGGGATTACGAGAAGCAGTTTTTGAATTGGACAAACCCCATGCAACCTTCCGACTGGGTAGGGAAGAAGGTGCTTGATGCTGGCTGTGGTATGGGTAGAAATAGTTTGTGGCCAATGAAGTTTGGTGCTGCCTCCGTCACTGCATTTGATTTTGATGAACGCTCTGTAGCACGAGCAAAAGAGACACTCAAAGAATATCCGACTGCGACGTGCACTTTCAAAGTATCTATGATATTACGTGGAAGAATGAGTTTGATGTTGCATTCTCAATTGGCGTGATTCACCATTTACGAGACCCAAAAAAAGCACTCGCCAATATGATAGACGCGCTTAAATCAGGGGGAAAACTTTTGGTATGGGTATATGGGTATGAGGGGAATGAGTGGATAGTGCGGTATGTCGATCCTGTACGTATTCATATCACGTCAAAACTGCCGCTCCCCCTTGTGCACCTCCTCTCATATTTTTGTTCTGTTCCGTTGTATGCGTTTGTAAAAATATGCAAAGGTCCGAGCGCGTATCTCAAGCAACTCTCGACATTCAATTTTTGGCATGTGCACAGTATTGTGTTCGACCAACTCATTCCTGATGTTGCACATTACTGGAAAAAAGAAGAAGTGCGGGCACTGGTCGCAGACCTCCCCCTTACGGATATAACTGTTTCTCCACCACCAAATAAATCGGGGTGGATTTTGGTGGGAATTAAAATGTAGGCTGATTTCTTGTTTTAAATTAATTGTGAGATAGAAGGCAGTTGAAAGATATGAAGAAATTACTTAAGTCCTATAGAAATTTACAATTAAAATATGCCTTACTTATTAGACAGATAATGAAGTTTTCGCTTACTGGTTTGATTGCAATATTTGTATTACTTACGTCACTGTTTTTTTTCACTGAGATTATTGGGATATGGTATTTATTCTCTGTTGTCCTTGCAAATATTTGTACATTGATAGTGAATTTTTTAGTTCAAAAATATTTTGTCTTTTCTAATTATGATACAAATGTTGCTAGAAAACAATTTATATGGTTTATCGTCTTGTCGGTGGGTTATCTTATCGTAAATACATTACTTATGTATCTTTGGGTAACTGTCATAAAATGGCCATATTTGTATGCACAAACACTTAATGTTATTCTTCTAGCCATGATCACGTTCTACATTAACCGAAAATATATTTTTGTTTAGATGTATAGAGAATCTATTTTGATATTATGAATGGTCCAATTCAGAGACTGTGGATGGTTGTAGCAAGACATTCTTTGATGCTTGCGTTGGGATTTGCTATGACCCTTTTTGTTGTTTCACCAAATATACGGTCTTGGAATACAATCGGATCTGAAAATTTCAGAGGAGTGTACCCCGTGTTTACTGATGATGAGATTACGTATCAAGCTCGAATAAAGGAAGTGACAGAAGGGAAATATTCAATAGGAAATCCTTATATAAAAGAGCATATGGATGATGCTTTTATAATGCCACCGATTGCTGAATTAATTATGGCATGTGGAGTCTGGCTTACGGGTGCAT
This window encodes:
- the asnB gene encoding asparagine synthase (glutamine-hydrolyzing) encodes the protein MCTKKGDVSLVFNGEIYNYQELREEFLGSYEFRGSSDTEVLLHLYEELGETFLTKIQGMFALALYDTKKGILLLARDHVGKKPLYWTHHDSTFIFGSELKALRKHPSCPKKISTTALAQYLVYEYVPGPATIYENVSKLDPGTYLIYDGKNVTQGTFGRIISTQGAYTKNFESAKDELHALLQTAVQKRMVADVPVGVFLSGGLDSSTIAYFAQKSSTNQIKTFSIGFKDTSFDEREYAREVATFLGTDHHEYVVGPEELLKVIHEIPQVLDEPIADSSIIPSLILSRYTSKEVKVVLGGDGSDEIFFGYGTFFAHRVGLWYEKIPKCITRVIRYVVERLPVSHAYMSFDFKAKKFISGFQYDKGSP
- a CDS encoding class I SAM-dependent methyltransferase, with the protein product MSSQNRFGYEWEKYSWVTRDYEKQFLNWTNPMQPSDWVGKKVLDAGCGMGRNSLWPMKFGAASVTAFDFDERSVARAKETLKEYPTATCTFKVSMILRGRMSLMLHSQLA
- a CDS encoding methyltransferase domain-containing protein, with translation MHFQSIYDITWKNEFDVAFSIGVIHHLRDPKKALANMIDALKSGGKLLVWVYGYEGNEWIVRYVDPVRIHITSKLPLPLVHLLSYFCSVPLYAFVKICKGPSAYLKQLSTFNFWHVHSIVFDQLIPDVAHYWKKEEVRALVADLPLTDITVSPPPNKSGWILVGIKM
- a CDS encoding GtrA family protein, with translation MKKLLKSYRNLQLKYALLIRQIMKFSLTGLIAIFVLLTSLFFFTEIIGIWYLFSVVLANICTLIVNFLVQKYFVFSNYDTNVARKQFIWFIVLSVGYLIVNTLLMYLWVTVIKWPYLYAQTLNVILLAMITFYINRKYIFV